One Bacteroidota bacterium genomic window carries:
- the lysF gene encoding homoaconitase gives MAQNLVEKIVQRYSSGYPEGYKVKSGDYVMIHPKHVMTHDNTGAVIPKFKETGATKLANPRQVVNTLDHNIQDTSEKNLEKYRKIEEFSRGMGADFYPAGRGIGHQIMIEEGYAFPGALAVASDSHSNMYGGMGCLGTPVVRTDAAAIWATGKTWWQIPPVAKVVLNGRLPHGVTGKDLIITLCGYFSKDEVLNHAVEFSGDGVQYLTIDQRLAIANMTTEWGALVGLFPVDDETVDWLTERAEFIKKRGLQGVNSDADAIDGIHPRINEKTIDSLKSSMHDLRPDVDAFYAKVITINLDAVEPAVSGPNGVKVWNKVSELKAKKIKIDKAYLVSCVNSRVEDIAEAAAVLKGNKIADGVKFFVAAASSEVQAESEKRGDWQILMDAGAVPLPPGCGPCIGLGTGLLEAGETGISATNRNFKGRMGSPDSFAYLASPAVVAQSAISGYINFDGMKYDGMKYDSQTSNFKLQTSKMQPQTSSQISIIDGFPGVIEGEIIFCHQDNLNTDGIYPGKYTYQDDITPEGQAAVAMENYDPEFQNLAKEGDVMVGGFNFGTGSSREQAATALKYRGISVLIAGSFSETYKRNAINNGFLTIEVPELVNDLKAKFGAEKASVKPGLKIKVDFQTSTATVGEKIYPFGAVGQAAQELIVAGGLENWVKNNL, from the coding sequence ATGGCACAGAATTTAGTTGAAAAGATTGTTCAGCGGTACTCTTCGGGTTATCCCGAGGGGTACAAAGTCAAGTCGGGCGACTATGTTATGATTCATCCAAAGCATGTGATGACTCATGACAACACAGGTGCTGTGATCCCAAAATTCAAGGAAACGGGTGCCACAAAGCTTGCCAATCCAAGACAGGTAGTGAACACGCTCGACCACAACATACAGGATACTTCCGAGAAAAACCTTGAAAAATACCGCAAGATCGAGGAATTTTCCCGCGGGATGGGTGCCGATTTTTATCCCGCAGGAAGAGGAATCGGGCATCAGATTATGATCGAAGAGGGATATGCCTTCCCGGGTGCGCTTGCGGTGGCTTCAGACAGTCACTCAAACATGTACGGCGGAATGGGATGTCTTGGGACACCGGTCGTCCGTACAGATGCGGCAGCAATCTGGGCAACGGGCAAAACCTGGTGGCAGATACCCCCTGTTGCAAAAGTAGTCCTTAACGGCAGACTTCCTCACGGAGTTACAGGTAAAGACCTGATTATCACGCTTTGCGGATATTTCTCGAAGGATGAGGTGTTGAATCATGCCGTGGAATTTTCAGGTGACGGAGTTCAATATCTTACAATAGATCAAAGACTCGCCATCGCAAACATGACCACAGAATGGGGTGCCCTTGTCGGACTTTTCCCTGTGGACGATGAGACTGTTGACTGGCTTACCGAGCGGGCAGAATTTATAAAAAAACGCGGTCTGCAGGGTGTCAATTCCGATGCTGATGCGATTGATGGTATCCACCCCAGAATCAATGAGAAAACCATCGATTCATTAAAATCAAGCATGCACGATCTCAGACCTGATGTGGATGCTTTTTATGCTAAAGTAATCACCATCAATCTCGATGCAGTTGAACCTGCTGTTTCAGGACCGAATGGTGTGAAGGTGTGGAACAAGGTATCGGAGCTGAAAGCCAAAAAGATAAAAATCGACAAGGCATATCTCGTTTCCTGTGTGAACAGTCGTGTCGAGGATATTGCCGAGGCTGCTGCCGTTCTTAAAGGGAACAAAATTGCAGATGGTGTGAAGTTTTTCGTAGCTGCCGCTTCAAGCGAAGTGCAGGCAGAATCAGAAAAACGGGGCGACTGGCAGATTCTGATGGATGCCGGTGCGGTACCACTTCCTCCGGGATGCGGTCCTTGTATCGGACTTGGTACAGGTCTCCTCGAAGCAGGTGAAACGGGAATTTCCGCAACTAACCGTAACTTCAAAGGAAGAATGGGGAGTCCTGATTCCTTTGCTTATCTCGCTTCACCGGCAGTCGTTGCTCAGTCGGCGATTTCGGGATACATCAATTTTGATGGTATGAAGTATGATGGTATGAAGTATGATAGTCAAACTTCAAACTTCAAACTTCAAACTTCAAAAATGCAACCTCAAACCTCATCCCAAATCTCCATTATAGATGGTTTTCCGGGTGTTATTGAAGGTGAGATTATTTTCTGTCATCAGGACAATTTGAATACGGATGGAATTTATCCGGGCAAGTACACTTATCAGGATGACATTACACCGGAAGGTCAGGCTGCGGTTGCGATGGAAAACTATGATCCCGAATTTCAGAACCTTGCCAAAGAAGGTGATGTGATGGTTGGCGGATTCAATTTCGGCACGGGTAGTTCTCGTGAACAGGCTGCAACTGCTTTGAAATATCGCGGTATTTCTGTACTGATTGCAGGTTCTTTCAGCGAAACTTACAAGAGAAATGCGATCAACAACGGATTTCTGACAATTGAAGTGCCCGAACTGGTGAATGACCTGAAAGCAAAATTCGGTGCCGAAAAAGCATCAGTTAAACCCGGTCTGAAAATAAAAGTGGATTTCCAAACTTCAACTGCAACGGTCGGTGAAAAGATTTATCCCTTTGGTGCTGTCGGTCAGGCAGCTCAGGAACTTATAGTTGCCGGCGGGCTTGAAAACTGGGTCAAGAATAATTTATGA
- a CDS encoding MmgE/PrpD family protein, translated as MDKSISRIISEFAVNLKYEDLPKEVIHEVKRYLYDSIGCAYGAMNTKDVRIMREIYEEMGGKGESTLIGFGTKLPAVSTSLVNSLMIRALDFNDIYWKEDPSHPSDIIPAALSAGELAGASMKDVIVAIVLAYEFEQRLCEFAVPGVRERKWHHATLTQFVSPIVAGKVLGLTVDQMVNAIGINGCHNHTIGCPTAGKLTMMKNTVDPMAVQTGVFAALMAKKGYSGTELVFEGKEGFMQCFGDGWAMEKLVGDLGVKYKILECSMKAFPTEALTHTHITAVLKVMTKNNLTYNDIDEVIITTIARACDILFDPHKYRPESRETADHSLPYCIAAAIVDKKITTNSFSDEKMKDPHIWEVIDKIKGEASLEFEKMFPAKQPSKAVVRTKDGREFSEYLEYPKGDPREPMTQEDLDNKFEALSGDKLNKARRDAVKELIFNCDDLSAAEFMDKLVV; from the coding sequence ATGGACAAATCAATATCAAGAATTATATCGGAATTTGCAGTAAATCTGAAATATGAAGATCTGCCAAAAGAAGTAATACACGAAGTAAAACGGTATCTCTACGATTCAATCGGCTGTGCATATGGTGCGATGAACACCAAAGATGTGCGGATTATGCGTGAGATTTACGAAGAGATGGGTGGCAAAGGTGAGTCGACTCTCATCGGATTCGGCACAAAACTCCCTGCTGTCAGCACTTCACTTGTAAACTCACTGATGATTCGTGCACTCGACTTCAACGACATCTACTGGAAGGAAGACCCTTCACATCCGTCGGATATTATTCCGGCTGCACTTTCTGCGGGTGAACTTGCAGGTGCATCGATGAAGGATGTAATTGTGGCGATAGTTCTCGCTTATGAATTTGAACAGAGACTTTGCGAGTTTGCAGTGCCGGGAGTCCGTGAAAGGAAATGGCATCATGCAACGCTTACGCAGTTTGTGTCTCCGATAGTTGCGGGCAAGGTTTTAGGTTTGACGGTGGATCAGATGGTTAATGCAATCGGAATTAATGGATGTCACAATCATACCATTGGATGTCCGACTGCCGGGAAACTCACAATGATGAAGAATACCGTCGATCCGATGGCAGTTCAGACGGGTGTTTTCGCTGCTTTGATGGCGAAAAAGGGATACTCAGGTACCGAACTGGTGTTTGAAGGGAAAGAAGGATTTATGCAGTGTTTCGGTGACGGCTGGGCTATGGAAAAACTTGTTGGTGACCTTGGTGTAAAGTATAAAATTCTCGAATGCAGCATGAAGGCATTCCCTACCGAGGCACTTACTCACACTCACATTACCGCCGTTTTGAAGGTGATGACCAAAAACAATCTCACCTATAACGATATTGATGAAGTTATTATCACAACCATTGCCAGAGCTTGCGACATTCTTTTCGATCCGCACAAATACCGTCCCGAATCGAGGGAAACTGCTGATCATTCACTTCCATACTGCATTGCGGCCGCGATTGTCGATAAAAAAATCACAACCAATTCATTCTCCGATGAAAAGATGAAAGATCCGCACATCTGGGAAGTGATAGACAAAATAAAAGGTGAAGCATCACTTGAATTTGAGAAGATGTTCCCTGCAAAACAGCCTTCCAAAGCCGTGGTACGCACAAAAGACGGAAGAGAATTCTCGGAATATCTCGAGTATCCAAAAGGTGATCCGAGAGAACCGATGACTCAGGAAGACCTCGACAACAAGTTCGAAGCCCTTTCTGGTGATAAACTTAACAAGGCAAGAAGAGATGCGGTGAAAGAACTGATATTCAATTGTGATGATCTTTCAGCGGCTGAATTTATGGATAAACTGGTAGTTTAA
- a CDS encoding sodium ion-translocating decarboxylase subunit beta — MESITKFIEYTSFANITIGHIVMIIVGLLFIYLAITKEYEPLLLVPIGFGIIVGNIPFLENAGLGIGIYEKGSTLNYLYFGVLNGIYPPLIFLGIGAMTDFSTLLSNPKLILIGAAAQIGIFATFIGAIMLGFTPNEAASIGIIGGADGPTAIFLASKLAPHLIGAIAISAYSYMALVPLIQPPVMRLFTNQKERLIRMKPPRVVSRTEKILFPILGLLLTTFISPSALPLLGTLFFGNILKESGVTKRLADTAARPMIDVVTIILGLTVGASTQATTFLTPKSILIFVLGAVSFIVATAGGVLFVKVMNLFLKPGDKINPLIGNAGVSAVPDSARVSQVIGLEYDKTNHLLMHAMAPNVAGVIGSAVAAGILLSFMTG, encoded by the coding sequence GTGGAGAGTATTACCAAGTTTATCGAATACACTTCCTTCGCTAACATAACGATTGGACATATCGTTATGATTATTGTAGGGTTGCTCTTTATTTATCTTGCCATCACCAAAGAGTATGAACCATTACTTTTGGTTCCCATTGGGTTTGGGATAATAGTGGGGAATATACCTTTTTTAGAGAATGCCGGTCTTGGTATAGGCATCTATGAAAAAGGAAGCACTCTTAATTATCTCTATTTTGGTGTACTAAATGGTATATACCCGCCATTAATTTTTCTTGGAATTGGAGCAATGACCGATTTTTCCACGCTCCTGTCGAATCCCAAGTTGATTCTGATAGGGGCAGCGGCTCAAATTGGGATCTTCGCCACATTTATTGGCGCAATTATGCTTGGTTTTACACCAAACGAAGCCGCATCAATTGGTATTATCGGCGGAGCTGACGGTCCAACCGCTATCTTCCTCGCATCAAAACTGGCGCCGCATCTGATAGGTGCAATCGCAATTTCAGCTTATTCATATATGGCACTGGTTCCGCTGATTCAGCCGCCTGTTATGAGACTCTTTACCAATCAAAAGGAACGGCTCATCAGAATGAAGCCCCCGAGAGTGGTTTCGAGAACAGAGAAAATTCTTTTTCCGATTCTTGGTCTGCTTCTTACCACCTTCATTTCACCGAGTGCACTCCCTCTTTTGGGAACCCTCTTCTTTGGTAACATCCTAAAAGAGAGCGGAGTAACAAAAAGACTTGCAGATACCGCAGCCAGACCCATGATCGATGTTGTAACGATTATCCTCGGCCTTACTGTGGGTGCCTCCACACAGGCAACTACATTTCTCACGCCGAAGTCGATACTGATCTTTGTTCTTGGAGCCGTATCCTTTATTGTTGCCACTGCGGGAGGTGTTCTGTTTGTAAAGGTTATGAACCTCTTTTTAAAACCGGGTGACAAGATAAATCCGCTTATCGGAAATGCAGGTGTTTCTGCTGTTCCTGACAGTGCGAGAGTTTCACAAGTTATCGGATTGGAATATGATAAAACGAATCATCTCCTGATGCACGCGATGGCACCAAATGTCGCGGGTGTTATCGGAAGTGCAGTAGCTGCAGGTATTCTCCTCAGCTTTATGACGGGATGA
- a CDS encoding Abortive infection protein AbiEii codes for MTRKDEPRNKIASLKARLLEIARERKIDYNALLRLYFQERFIDRISKSKYSDNFILK; via the coding sequence ATGACAAGAAAAGACGAGCCCAGGAATAAAATAGCTTCATTAAAAGCGAGGTTATTAGAAATTGCAAGGGAAAGAAAGATCGATTACAATGCCTTATTAAGATTGTACTTCCAGGAAAGGTTTATCGACAGAATCTCTAAATCCAAGTATTCTGACAATTTCATTTTGAAATGA
- a CDS encoding HDIG domain-containing protein — MREKVLKIWPEIDWIQDPELKEKTLQCWIYAIENSVLSPEDLDVIPFSLLIKDCNVSFMNHKRTAVQLSFEIAKIMKNNFGDSINFNMDFVISGAILIDVGKLIEYDMKDGKLITSPAGKLVRHPFSGLAIADRFGLPAEVQHIIATHSKEGDLGYRSVESLIVHHADFVSFEPFKA; from the coding sequence ATGAGAGAAAAAGTTTTAAAAATATGGCCTGAAATCGATTGGATTCAGGACCCCGAATTAAAAGAAAAGACACTTCAATGCTGGATTTACGCAATCGAAAACAGTGTTTTGTCGCCCGAAGACCTTGATGTAATTCCCTTCTCACTTTTGATAAAAGACTGCAATGTCTCCTTTATGAATCATAAAAGGACTGCAGTTCAACTCTCTTTCGAAATTGCCAAAATAATGAAAAACAATTTTGGTGATTCGATCAATTTCAACATGGACTTCGTTATTTCGGGAGCAATTCTGATCGATGTTGGCAAACTGATTGAGTACGACATGAAAGACGGAAAACTTATTACTTCACCTGCCGGAAAACTTGTAAGACATCCATTTAGCGGACTGGCAATTGCCGACAGATTTGGTCTGCCGGCGGAGGTTCAGCACATCATTGCAACACACTCAAAAGAGGGTGATCTTGGCTACAGAAGTGTAGAGTCACTCATTGTTCACCATGCTGATTTTGTAAGTTTCGAACCATTTAAAGCCTGA
- the citF gene encoding citrate lyase subunit alpha, with protein MEMIKNAAGRLVPTEVNGQKRIPYKGIGQHKPDGFKAKPPIRTCADYPADGNKLLPNLRSALEKAGLRDGMTISTHHHLRNGDVVTNLLFDTIKEMGIKNIRWFPSASFPCHEHLIPYLEDGTISHIEGSMNGPLGRFTSYGKMNGVGVLRSHGGRYQAVQDGEVHIDIAVIASPTADPFGNANGVTGRAACGLLGFALADSEYADRVIVVTDNLVPFPCIPWQIQGNNVDYVVEVESLGDSSKIVSGTTEITKSPDRLLIAEYVAKFIELSGIMKDGFSFQAGAGGTALAFAMFLKERMKETGIKARFIRGGSTKYLVQMLEEGLVDYILDGQTFDLEGVRSMRENPGHVNTSPFTSYNYHGKGNFASILDAVVLGATEVDVNFNANVVSHSDGLLLHGIGGWQNCLFSKCSILAIPSFRDRIPVILDEVTTICAPGELVDVIVTERGIAINPRREDLLKAVEGKGLPIRKIEEIRDEVYQIVGGPPQKPVLDRDKVVAIVNWVDGTVLDSVFKVVG; from the coding sequence ATGGAAATGATTAAAAATGCTGCGGGTAGGCTTGTGCCAACCGAAGTCAACGGACAAAAAAGAATCCCATATAAAGGAATCGGACAGCACAAACCGGACGGTTTCAAAGCAAAACCTCCGATAAGAACATGTGCTGACTATCCTGCTGACGGTAACAAACTTTTGCCAAATCTCCGTTCAGCTCTCGAAAAGGCGGGATTGAGAGATGGTATGACTATTTCAACCCACCACCACCTTAGAAACGGTGATGTGGTTACAAATCTGCTTTTTGATACAATAAAAGAGATGGGCATAAAGAACATACGGTGGTTCCCAAGTGCCTCATTCCCGTGTCACGAACACCTCATTCCATATCTCGAAGACGGAACCATAAGCCATATCGAAGGTAGCATGAACGGTCCTTTGGGCAGATTTACTTCATATGGTAAAATGAATGGTGTGGGTGTTCTCCGTTCGCATGGAGGAAGATATCAGGCTGTGCAGGACGGTGAGGTACATATCGATATTGCTGTGATTGCTTCTCCAACTGCAGATCCTTTTGGAAATGCCAACGGTGTTACGGGACGCGCGGCATGCGGATTATTGGGATTTGCTCTTGCTGACTCGGAATATGCCGACAGGGTTATTGTTGTTACTGATAATCTTGTCCCTTTCCCGTGCATTCCATGGCAGATTCAGGGAAATAATGTCGATTATGTCGTTGAGGTGGAATCGCTTGGAGATTCCTCAAAGATTGTTTCCGGTACAACAGAGATTACAAAATCGCCCGACCGGCTCCTTATCGCTGAGTATGTGGCAAAATTCATCGAGCTTTCAGGAATAATGAAAGACGGTTTTTCTTTTCAGGCAGGTGCCGGAGGTACTGCTCTCGCCTTTGCCATGTTCCTTAAGGAACGGATGAAGGAAACCGGAATAAAAGCCCGGTTCATCAGAGGCGGAAGTACCAAATATCTTGTACAGATGCTTGAGGAAGGACTGGTGGATTACATCCTTGACGGACAAACTTTCGATCTTGAGGGTGTGCGTTCGATGAGAGAAAACCCGGGGCATGTGAACACTTCACCATTTACCAGTTACAACTATCACGGTAAAGGTAATTTTGCCTCGATCCTCGATGCCGTTGTGCTTGGAGCTACAGAAGTGGATGTGAATTTTAATGCGAATGTTGTCTCTCATTCAGATGGTTTGCTTTTGCACGGAATTGGTGGATGGCAGAATTGTCTCTTTTCAAAATGTTCCATTTTGGCAATACCATCATTCCGGGACAGAATACCCGTGATTTTGGACGAGGTTACAACCATTTGTGCCCCTGGCGAGCTTGTCGATGTCATTGTGACAGAGCGCGGAATAGCGATAAACCCGAGACGGGAAGACCTCCTCAAAGCTGTTGAAGGAAAGGGCTTGCCGATCAGGAAAATCGAGGAAATCCGTGATGAGGTTTATCAGATAGTCGGTGGTCCGCCGCAGAAACCTGTGCTTGACAGAGACAAAGTGGTAGCGATTGTCAACTGGGTGGACGGAACTGTGCTTGATTCTGTGTTTAAAGTGGTTGGTTGA
- a CDS encoding isocitrate/isopropylmalate dehydrogenase family protein: protein MAKYKIAWLPGDGIGIEVLEAAKIVLDKTGLDAEYIHGDIGWEFWRTEGDAFPERTIELLKNVDAAMFGAITSKPKKDSEAELIPELQGKGLVYRSPIVRMRQMFDLYNCLRPAKGYKGNALNYKDNIDLVVFRENTEDLYCGVEFAPVPEEVAEVLAKHSKPFSVFAGLGADDYAINCKINTKKGSEKIIRAAFEYARKNNRKKVTIVHKANVVRATDGLFFDIAKEVRKDYPEIQMDDANIDAITMWLLKNPHNYDVLVATNLFGDIISDLCAQMVGGLGFGCSGNIGEKLAVFEPTHGSAPKYFGQYKVNPIATILAAKMMLEWLGETELAEKVESAVARVIEEGKFKTYDMGGDTKTLEMAEAIAAYI from the coding sequence ATGGCAAAATATAAAATAGCCTGGTTGCCGGGCGATGGCATAGGCATTGAGGTGCTTGAAGCCGCGAAGATAGTGCTCGATAAAACGGGCTTGGATGCTGAGTATATTCACGGAGACATCGGCTGGGAATTCTGGAGAACAGAAGGAGATGCCTTCCCTGAAAGAACAATTGAATTGCTTAAAAATGTTGATGCTGCCATGTTTGGTGCCATCACTTCAAAACCTAAAAAAGATTCGGAAGCGGAACTGATTCCCGAGCTTCAGGGCAAAGGACTTGTTTACAGGTCACCGATCGTCAGAATGCGTCAGATGTTCGACCTTTACAACTGTCTAAGACCTGCTAAAGGATACAAAGGAAACGCACTCAACTATAAGGACAATATTGATCTCGTAGTTTTCAGAGAGAACACCGAAGATCTCTATTGCGGCGTTGAGTTCGCTCCCGTTCCGGAAGAAGTTGCTGAAGTACTTGCAAAACATTCGAAACCTTTCTCCGTTTTCGCCGGACTCGGTGCCGATGATTATGCAATTAACTGCAAAATAAATACCAAAAAAGGTTCTGAAAAAATCATCAGAGCTGCTTTTGAATATGCCCGCAAAAACAACCGCAAAAAAGTAACCATTGTGCACAAAGCCAATGTCGTTAGAGCCACTGACGGACTTTTCTTTGACATCGCAAAAGAGGTCAGAAAAGATTATCCTGAAATTCAGATGGACGACGCAAACATTGATGCAATCACAATGTGGCTGTTAAAGAATCCCCACAACTATGATGTACTCGTTGCCACCAATCTCTTCGGTGACATCATTTCCGATCTCTGTGCCCAGATGGTGGGTGGACTCGGTTTTGGCTGCTCCGGTAATATCGGTGAAAAACTCGCTGTATTTGAACCGACACACGGCTCAGCTCCAAAATATTTCGGACAGTACAAAGTAAATCCAATAGCTACAATTCTCGCAGCAAAAATGATGCTTGAATGGCTTGGTGAAACAGAACTTGCCGAAAAAGTGGAGAGTGCCGTTGCCCGTGTTATCGAAGAAGGTAAATTCAAAACCTATGATATGGGTGGCGATACCAAAACCCTCGAGATGGCAGAAGCAATAGCAGCGTATATTTAA
- a CDS encoding tetratricopeptide repeat protein, whose amino-acid sequence MWRACVLVTVFALYGIGCKPGAEEHIKNGIAKCENKDHKGAIEDFTKAIEADSKSDVAFFNRGLCREHLGEFQSAIGDFDKAIEINQKNGNAFYNRGICKSEMKDLKSAIEDYTKAVEINPKDADAFYNRGVCKFDLGDFTGSIDDYTSAIEVDPKYESAWFNRGVSRDKIKDYSGAIDDFTKAIDLNPKAADAWNGRGRAKKEMDNLQGACDDWAKAAELGYKKAQENIEKFCLERN is encoded by the coding sequence ATGTGGCGAGCATGTGTATTGGTAACAGTTTTCGCTTTATACGGAATTGGCTGCAAGCCCGGAGCTGAGGAGCATATAAAGAACGGGATTGCCAAATGTGAGAATAAGGATCATAAAGGGGCAATAGAAGATTTTACCAAGGCGATAGAGGCAGATTCAAAATCAGATGTGGCTTTTTTCAACAGGGGTTTGTGCAGGGAACACCTTGGTGAATTTCAATCGGCAATCGGTGATTTCGACAAGGCAATCGAAATTAATCAAAAGAACGGGAATGCATTTTACAACAGAGGAATTTGTAAGTCTGAAATGAAAGATCTGAAAAGTGCCATTGAAGATTATACAAAAGCGGTCGAAATCAATCCAAAGGATGCAGATGCTTTCTATAACAGAGGAGTTTGCAAGTTCGACCTTGGGGATTTCACAGGCTCTATAGACGATTATACAAGTGCGATAGAAGTTGATCCAAAGTACGAAAGTGCCTGGTTTAACAGGGGGGTGAGCAGGGATAAAATTAAAGACTATTCCGGGGCAATTGACGACTTTACGAAGGCAATTGACCTCAATCCAAAAGCTGCAGATGCTTGGAATGGCAGAGGCAGGGCGAAGAAGGAGATGGATAACCTCCAAGGAGCCTGTGATGACTGGGCAAAAGCTGCGGAATTGGGTTATAAAAAGGCTCAGGAGAATATCGAGAAATTCTGTCTCGAACGAAATTGA
- a CDS encoding type IV toxin-antitoxin system AbiEi family antitoxin domain-containing protein — translation MIDYLAFSNGYARMKDLKERGIHPREIKKALDDGLIDKVKPGLYKLIDFPWDENSSYVDVYRSDSKAVICLTSAIEYYGLTTFNPSYISIALPENARLNKIFYPPVRVYYFRDTVYKTGIEKVSSKSGEFLIYSVEKTLVDLFRYQEKIGDDIVLESLKNYMSSKNRNIAMLWRVAEKCGALKKMKDYMKAFTI, via the coding sequence GTGATAGATTATCTGGCTTTTAGTAACGGTTATGCCCGAATGAAAGACCTGAAAGAAAGAGGAATTCATCCTCGCGAAATTAAAAAAGCCCTGGATGACGGGCTTATCGACAAGGTAAAACCGGGGCTTTACAAACTCATTGATTTCCCATGGGACGAGAACTCCTCATATGTGGATGTTTACAGGTCTGACAGTAAAGCGGTTATTTGTCTTACTTCTGCAATCGAGTATTACGGACTGACTACTTTCAATCCAAGCTATATCTCCATAGCTCTGCCTGAGAACGCTCGTCTGAACAAAATATTTTACCCTCCCGTAAGGGTATATTATTTTCGTGATACCGTGTACAAAACAGGGATAGAGAAGGTCAGCTCAAAAAGCGGTGAGTTTCTCATCTATTCTGTTGAAAAGACACTCGTCGACCTTTTTAGATATCAGGAGAAAATCGGTGATGATATTGTCCTTGAGTCTCTGAAAAATTACATGTCAAGCAAGAACAGAAATATTGCAATGCTCTGGCGTGTAGCTGAAAAATGCGGTGCCCTTAAAAAGATGAAGGATTATATGAAGGCATTTACGATATGA
- a CDS encoding HpcH/HpaI aldolase/citrate lyase family protein translates to MDSNKSQSHGVTESRISGSAGKRGTSVRSDCWIEITKNLKDGAASPSFNIKSKVGNLYGNAIRRQLEELAAFFDLKNVEITLEDAGALPFVIAARFEAAVKRMDSSVTSEYLMPFLRQDINPTAKNRLRRSRLYLPGNEPKFFVNAGLHGPDGIILDLEDSVAPDEKDAARYLVRNALRSVDFYGCERMVRINQLPLGLEDLKYIIPAKVNLILIPKVEEASQILEVEKEVEAIKKLHGITDDIWFMPIIESARGAINAYEISKASSLVCSLAIGLEDYTADIGAERTLEGNESFWARMQVVNAAKAAGVQAIDSVFSDVGDMEGLVKSTLESKSFGFEGKGCIHPRQIQPIHTAFAPTSKEIEKAMKIVMAFEDALTKGLAAVSIGTKMIDPPVVKRAQRVIELALLNGLIEKDWMVNHGND, encoded by the coding sequence ATGGACAGTAATAAGTCACAAAGTCACGGAGTCACAGAGTCACGGATAAGTGGTTCTGCCGGTAAAAGAGGCACATCAGTCCGTTCCGACTGTTGGATTGAGATAACAAAAAATTTGAAGGATGGGGCTGCTTCCCCTTCCTTCAATATCAAATCGAAGGTTGGAAATCTTTACGGCAATGCGATAAGAAGGCAACTTGAGGAACTGGCCGCATTTTTTGATTTAAAGAATGTCGAAATTACTCTCGAAGATGCAGGAGCACTTCCTTTTGTAATTGCTGCTCGGTTTGAAGCTGCAGTAAAAAGGATGGATTCTTCGGTCACTTCTGAATATTTGATGCCTTTTTTGCGACAGGATATTAATCCAACCGCCAAAAACCGGCTTAGAAGAAGCAGGCTTTATCTTCCGGGAAATGAGCCAAAATTCTTTGTGAATGCCGGACTTCACGGACCCGATGGAATAATTCTCGATCTTGAAGACAGTGTCGCACCCGATGAAAAGGATGCCGCGAGGTATCTCGTAAGGAATGCCTTAAGAAGTGTCGATTTCTACGGTTGTGAAAGGATGGTAAGGATTAATCAGCTACCCTTAGGACTCGAGGATTTGAAATACATCATTCCCGCAAAAGTTAATCTGATATTGATTCCAAAAGTTGAGGAAGCTTCGCAGATTCTCGAAGTTGAGAAGGAAGTGGAGGCGATAAAGAAACTTCACGGAATTACAGATGACATCTGGTTTATGCCGATAATAGAGAGTGCAAGAGGTGCGATAAATGCTTATGAAATTTCGAAAGCCTCTTCGCTCGTTTGCTCACTCGCCATTGGACTCGAAGACTACACTGCTGATATCGGTGCTGAAAGGACTCTCGAAGGAAACGAAAGTTTTTGGGCACGGATGCAGGTGGTTAATGCCGCAAAAGCAGCCGGAGTTCAGGCGATTGATTCTGTGTTCTCGGATGTAGGTGATATGGAAGGACTTGTAAAATCAACCCTCGAATCCAAATCTTTCGGTTTTGAAGGGAAGGGCTGCATTCATCCAAGGCAGATTCAGCCGATTCATACCGCTTTTGCTCCGACCTCAAAAGAGATCGAGAAGGCGATGAAAATTGTAATGGCATTCGAAGATGCTCTCACAAAAGGACTCGCTGCTGTCTCCATAGGTACAAAAATGATCGATCCGCCGGTTGTCAAACGGGCTCAGAGAGTTATTGAACTTGCACTTCTAAACGGATTGATTGAGAAAGACTGGATGGTGAACCATGGAAATGATTAA